A region from the Salvia splendens isolate huo1 chromosome 15, SspV2, whole genome shotgun sequence genome encodes:
- the LOC121769014 gene encoding STE20/SPS1-related proline-alanine-rich protein kinase-like isoform X1, with amino-acid sequence MGKSYSANSNDYKLLEEVGYGASATVFRAIYLPYNEVVAVKCLDLDRCHSNLDDIRREAQTMSLIDHPNVIKAFCSFVVDRNLWVVMPFMAEGSCLHLMKIAYQEGFEESAIGSILKETLKALEYLHHHGHIHRDVKAGNILMDTDGEVKLADFGVSACMFDRGDRQRSRNTFVGTPCWCVMAPEVLQPGTGYDFKADIWSFGITALELAHGHAPFSKYPPMKVLLMTIQNAPPGLDYDRDKRFSKSFKEMVAMCLVKDQTKRPTAEKLSKHSFFKNAKPPELIVKKLFVDLPPLWKRVKDLQIKDAAQLALKKMPSAEQEAISQSEYQRGVSAWNFDVEDLKFQASLLQDEDEIKEIQEEEDSIKFNMNQKSASDSVPKPVVHNIVSERINGDEVLVVESQTNKGQTSESDMREYDTNAKTDTMKSESKSELAASLVEKEGVQAKTRNQTGRARQTQSGPLVPGMVLSNSLSERARNFERYENDSYLGAEKSQQVRRAPSFSGPLNLPNRASANSLSAPIKSSGGFKDTLEDKSKTNLVQIKGRFSVTSENVDLVKDIPLSTVSRRNSQGSPLRKSASVGNWIFDSKQMPQSQPPKEISNSNGLASVLIPHLHNLFQQTSVQQDLIANLLSSLQTVDVENAPQNGKLPPLPRGSDTNGSAESIVSEREKMLLMKISELQARMNSLTDELTSERLKYVQLQQRLNAVPTHEEDEDRRGGDS; translated from the exons ATGGGGAAGTCTTACTCGGCGAATTCGAATGATTACAAGCTTCTAGAAGAGGTTGGATACGGCGCCAGCGCTACTGTTTTCAGAGCGATCTATTTGCCTTACAATGAAGTGGTGGCGGTTAAGTGCTTGGATCTCGATCGATGCCATAGCAATCTG GATGATATTCGCAGGGAAGCTCAAACAATGAGTTTAATCGATCATCCTAATGTCATAAAAGCTTTTTGTTCATTTGTTGTTGACCGCAACCTTTGGGTGGTAATGCCTTTTATGGCTGAGGGTTCTTGCCTGCATCTCATGAAGATAGCATATCAAGAAGGATTTGAAGAATCTGCCATTGGATCTATCCTGAAAGAAACTTTGAAGGCTTTGGAGTACCTTCATCATCACGGCCATATTCACCGTGATGTTAAG GCTGGAAATATATTGATGGATACTGATGGTGAGGTGAAGCTTGCTGATTTTGGTGTTTCAGCCTGCATGTTTGACAGAGGTGATAGACAACGATCAAGGAATACCTTTGTAGGCACTCCATgctggtgtgt GATGGCCCCGGAAGTGTTGCAGCCTGGAACTGGATATGATTTCAA GGCTGACATTTGGTCATTTGGAATAACTGCACTGGAATTGGCCCATGGACATGCACCATTTTCCAAATATCCCCCAATGAAG GTTTTGTTGATGACCATACAAAATGCACCACCTGGACTTGATTACGATCGTGATAAGAGGTTCTCTAAG TCCTTCAAAGAAATGGTTGCTATGTGCTTAGTAAAAGATCAAACAAAGAGACCAACTGCAGAAAAGTTGTCGAAACACTCCTTTTTCAAGAATGCAAAGCCTCCTGAACTCATTGTTAAAAAGTTGTTTGTTGACCTGCCACCACTATGGAAGCGCGTGAAAGATCTCCAG ATCAAAGATGCTGCACAACTTGCTCTGAAAAAAATGCCTTCAGCTGAACAGGAAGCTATATCTCAG AGTGAGTACCAGCGAGGAGTAAGTGCTTGGAACTTTGATGTTGAAGATTTGAAGTTTCAAGCATCTTTG TTGCAAGACGAGgatgaaataaaagaaatccaagaagaagaagacagtataaaatttaatatgaaCCAAAAG AGTGCATCTGATTCTGTACCAAAACCAGTAGTCCACAATATTGTCAG TGAGAGGATAAATGGTGATGAGGTGCTTGTAGTTGAGAGCCAGACAAATAAGGGACAGACATCTGAAAGTGACATGAGAGAGTATGACACTAATGCAAAAACTGATACAATGAAGAGTGAATCAAAATCTGAGCTGGCAGCATCATTGGTAGAGAAAGAAGGAGTTCAAGCTAAGACTAGAAATCAGACCGGTAGAGCCCGTCAAACTCAAAGTGGACCACTTGTGCCTGGTATGGTGCTAAGTAATTCACTATCAGAAAGAGCTCGCAACTTTGAaag GTATGAGAATGATAGCTACCTAGGGGCTGAGAAGTCTCAGCAAGTGCGGAGAGCACCCAGTTTTAGTGGTCCTCTAAACCTTCCGAACCGAGCTTCAGCAAACAGTTTATCAGCTCCAATCAAATCTTCAGGAG GGTTCAAAGACACGTTGGAGGacaaatcaaaaacgaacttGGTACAAATAAAAGGGCGGTTCTCCGTAACCTCCGAAAATGTAGATCTTGTGAAG GATATTCCGTTATCCACAGTCTCTCGACGAAATTCTCAG GGGTCACCACTAAGGAAGTCTGCTAGCGTAGGGAACTGGATATTTGATTCCAAACAAATG CCCCAAAGCCAGCCACCGAAAGAAATCAGTAACAGTAATGGACTGGCCTCAGTTCTGATACCTCACCTTCATAATCTCTTCCAACAAACATCAGTTCAGCAG GATCTTATCGCGAATTTGTTAAGTAGCTTGCAAACAGTGGATGTTGAAAATG CTCCTCAAAATGGGAAACTGCCTCCTTTACCTCGTGGTTCAGATACTAATGGCAGT GCTGAATCTATAGTTTCTGAAAGGGAAAAAATGCTGCTGATGAAGATATCTGAACTTCAAGCTAG GATGAATAGCTTGACAGATGAATTAACTTCGGAAAGGCTTAAATACGTGCAA TTACAACAAAGACTAAATGCAGTGCCAACACACGAAGAGGATGAAGATAGAAGAGGAGGAGATTCTTGA
- the LOC121769014 gene encoding STE20/SPS1-related proline-alanine-rich protein kinase-like isoform X2: MGKSYSANSNDYKLLEEVGYGASATVFRAIYLPYNEVVAVKCLDLDRCHSNLDDIRREAQTMSLIDHPNVIKAFCSFVVDRNLWVVMPFMAEGSCLHLMKIAYQEGFEESAIGSILKETLKALEYLHHHGHIHRDVKAGNILMDTDGEVKLADFGVSACMFDRGDRQRSRNTFVGTPCWMAPEVLQPGTGYDFKADIWSFGITALELAHGHAPFSKYPPMKVLLMTIQNAPPGLDYDRDKRFSKSFKEMVAMCLVKDQTKRPTAEKLSKHSFFKNAKPPELIVKKLFVDLPPLWKRVKDLQIKDAAQLALKKMPSAEQEAISQSEYQRGVSAWNFDVEDLKFQASLLQDEDEIKEIQEEEDSIKFNMNQKSASDSVPKPVVHNIVSERINGDEVLVVESQTNKGQTSESDMREYDTNAKTDTMKSESKSELAASLVEKEGVQAKTRNQTGRARQTQSGPLVPGMVLSNSLSERARNFERYENDSYLGAEKSQQVRRAPSFSGPLNLPNRASANSLSAPIKSSGGFKDTLEDKSKTNLVQIKGRFSVTSENVDLVKDIPLSTVSRRNSQGSPLRKSASVGNWIFDSKQMPQSQPPKEISNSNGLASVLIPHLHNLFQQTSVQQDLIANLLSSLQTVDVENAPQNGKLPPLPRGSDTNGSAESIVSEREKMLLMKISELQARMNSLTDELTSERLKYVQLQQRLNAVPTHEEDEDRRGGDS, translated from the exons ATGGGGAAGTCTTACTCGGCGAATTCGAATGATTACAAGCTTCTAGAAGAGGTTGGATACGGCGCCAGCGCTACTGTTTTCAGAGCGATCTATTTGCCTTACAATGAAGTGGTGGCGGTTAAGTGCTTGGATCTCGATCGATGCCATAGCAATCTG GATGATATTCGCAGGGAAGCTCAAACAATGAGTTTAATCGATCATCCTAATGTCATAAAAGCTTTTTGTTCATTTGTTGTTGACCGCAACCTTTGGGTGGTAATGCCTTTTATGGCTGAGGGTTCTTGCCTGCATCTCATGAAGATAGCATATCAAGAAGGATTTGAAGAATCTGCCATTGGATCTATCCTGAAAGAAACTTTGAAGGCTTTGGAGTACCTTCATCATCACGGCCATATTCACCGTGATGTTAAG GCTGGAAATATATTGATGGATACTGATGGTGAGGTGAAGCTTGCTGATTTTGGTGTTTCAGCCTGCATGTTTGACAGAGGTGATAGACAACGATCAAGGAATACCTTTGTAGGCACTCCATgctg GATGGCCCCGGAAGTGTTGCAGCCTGGAACTGGATATGATTTCAA GGCTGACATTTGGTCATTTGGAATAACTGCACTGGAATTGGCCCATGGACATGCACCATTTTCCAAATATCCCCCAATGAAG GTTTTGTTGATGACCATACAAAATGCACCACCTGGACTTGATTACGATCGTGATAAGAGGTTCTCTAAG TCCTTCAAAGAAATGGTTGCTATGTGCTTAGTAAAAGATCAAACAAAGAGACCAACTGCAGAAAAGTTGTCGAAACACTCCTTTTTCAAGAATGCAAAGCCTCCTGAACTCATTGTTAAAAAGTTGTTTGTTGACCTGCCACCACTATGGAAGCGCGTGAAAGATCTCCAG ATCAAAGATGCTGCACAACTTGCTCTGAAAAAAATGCCTTCAGCTGAACAGGAAGCTATATCTCAG AGTGAGTACCAGCGAGGAGTAAGTGCTTGGAACTTTGATGTTGAAGATTTGAAGTTTCAAGCATCTTTG TTGCAAGACGAGgatgaaataaaagaaatccaagaagaagaagacagtataaaatttaatatgaaCCAAAAG AGTGCATCTGATTCTGTACCAAAACCAGTAGTCCACAATATTGTCAG TGAGAGGATAAATGGTGATGAGGTGCTTGTAGTTGAGAGCCAGACAAATAAGGGACAGACATCTGAAAGTGACATGAGAGAGTATGACACTAATGCAAAAACTGATACAATGAAGAGTGAATCAAAATCTGAGCTGGCAGCATCATTGGTAGAGAAAGAAGGAGTTCAAGCTAAGACTAGAAATCAGACCGGTAGAGCCCGTCAAACTCAAAGTGGACCACTTGTGCCTGGTATGGTGCTAAGTAATTCACTATCAGAAAGAGCTCGCAACTTTGAaag GTATGAGAATGATAGCTACCTAGGGGCTGAGAAGTCTCAGCAAGTGCGGAGAGCACCCAGTTTTAGTGGTCCTCTAAACCTTCCGAACCGAGCTTCAGCAAACAGTTTATCAGCTCCAATCAAATCTTCAGGAG GGTTCAAAGACACGTTGGAGGacaaatcaaaaacgaacttGGTACAAATAAAAGGGCGGTTCTCCGTAACCTCCGAAAATGTAGATCTTGTGAAG GATATTCCGTTATCCACAGTCTCTCGACGAAATTCTCAG GGGTCACCACTAAGGAAGTCTGCTAGCGTAGGGAACTGGATATTTGATTCCAAACAAATG CCCCAAAGCCAGCCACCGAAAGAAATCAGTAACAGTAATGGACTGGCCTCAGTTCTGATACCTCACCTTCATAATCTCTTCCAACAAACATCAGTTCAGCAG GATCTTATCGCGAATTTGTTAAGTAGCTTGCAAACAGTGGATGTTGAAAATG CTCCTCAAAATGGGAAACTGCCTCCTTTACCTCGTGGTTCAGATACTAATGGCAGT GCTGAATCTATAGTTTCTGAAAGGGAAAAAATGCTGCTGATGAAGATATCTGAACTTCAAGCTAG GATGAATAGCTTGACAGATGAATTAACTTCGGAAAGGCTTAAATACGTGCAA TTACAACAAAGACTAAATGCAGTGCCAACACACGAAGAGGATGAAGATAGAAGAGGAGGAGATTCTTGA
- the LOC121767768 gene encoding stellacyanin-like, with protein sequence MASPKSNLFCTLIVLFLSIQSKVLCSIYQVGGLAAWGIPFSSNPKLYINWATKYHGLKIGDSIFFLYPPSQDSVIQVTKASYDSCNLKDPILYMNNGNSLFNITKAGNFYFTSGADAHCAKSQKLHIFVSGNGSFVEDDEPASGPAASAPTYPTVFGAIPVQAASAAAPLLQIPALMMAAVLLPAIALVM encoded by the exons ATGGCCTCTCCAAAATCAAATCTCTTTTGCACCCTCATTGTGCTCTTCCTCTCAATCCAATCCAAAGTACTTTGCAGCATTTACCAAGTTGGAGGCTTAGCTGCTTGGGGCATTCCCTTTTCCTCCAACCCCAAACTCTACATCAACTGGGCTACCAAGTACCATGGACTCAAGATTGGAGATTCTATCT TTTTCTTGTACCCACCAAGCCAAGATTCTGTGATCCAAGTGACAAAGGCATCATACGACAGCTGCAACCTCAAAGATCCGATCTTGTACATGAACAATGGCAACTCCCTTTTCAATATTACCAAAGCCGGAAATTTCTACTTCACAAGCGGCGCCGATGCCCATTGTGCTAAATCTCAGAAGCTTCACATTTTTGTGTCTGGGAATGGATCCTTTGTTGAGGACGATGAGCCGGCTTCCGGCCCGGCCGCTTCGGCGCCAACCTATCCAACGGTTTTCGGCGCCATTCCGGTCCAGGCCGCTTCGGCCGCCGCGCCGTTGCTTCAGATTCCGGCTTTGATGATGGCTGCGGTTTTGTTGCCTGCGATTGCGCTTGTTATGTAG
- the LOC121767096 gene encoding oligopeptide transporter 7-like isoform X1, protein MEADSSDDQITSPLLSVTQSDEVEAENSPIKQVALTVSTSDDPSLPVLTFRMWFLGTLSCVLLSFLNQFFWYRTEPLSITAISAQIAVVPLGQLMAAKITDRVFFKERRWEFTLNPGPFNVKEHVLITIFANSGAGTVYAIHIVTAVKVFYQKHISFSISLIVVITTQVLGFGWAGIYRRYLVEPAAMWWPANLVQVSLFRALHEKDEREKGGVSRTQFFVIAFICSFAYYIFPGYLFQMLTSISWICWIFPHSVLVQQLGSGLHGLGIAAVGLDWSSISSYLGSPLASPWFATANVAAGFFIIMYVVTPISYWCNIYDAKVFPIFSNDLFTDSGHIYNISSIIDSNFHFDNDAYQRQGHLHLSTFFVMTYGVGFAALSATIVHVILFHGREIWEQSKSSFNEKEKDIHTKLMSKYRQVPEWWFWCILVGNVALTIFACEYYNEQLQLPWWGVILACVIAIFFTLPIGIITAITNQTPGLNIITEYIIGYIYPGYPVANMCFKVYGYISMTQAITFLQDFKLGHYMKIPPRTMFMAQVVGTLIAAVVYLTTAWWLMESIPGICDQSADSVWTCPGDHVFYDASVVWGLIGPRKMFGDQGLYGAVNWFFLGGAVAPVMVWAASKAFPGQEWIRLVNMPILIGACGQMPPATAVNYTSWIILGFLSGFVVFRYRPVMWQRYNYVLSGALDAGLAFMGVLLYLCLGVEDVGIEWWGNNLDGCPYASCPTAPGVMVQGCPVVS, encoded by the exons ATGGAAGCAGATTCATCCGATGATCAAATCACATCCCCTCTTT TATCAGTGACGCAGAGTGATGAAGTGGAGGCGGAGAACTCACCGATCAAGCAGGTGGCCCTGACGGTGTCGACCTCGGACGACCCGAGTCTCCCCGTGCTGACCTTCAGAATGTGGTTTCTGGGGACGCTGTCGTGTGTGCTCCTCTCCTTCCTAAACCAATTCTTCTGGTACCGGACGGAGCCCCTCTCGATCACCGCCATCTCCGCGCAGATCGCGGTGGTGCCGCTGGGGCAGCTGATGGCCGCCAAGATCACGGACCGCGTCTTCTTTAAGGAGAGGCGGTGGGAGTTCACGCTCAACCCGGGGCCCTTCAATGTCAAGGAGCATGTCCTCATCACCATCTTTGCCAACTCCGGAGCTGGAACGGTCTACGCCATCCATATTGTCACCGCAGTGAAGGTGTTCTACCAGAAGCACATCAGTTTCTCCATCTCGCTCATTGTTGTCATCACCACCCAG GTTTTGGGGTTTGGATGGGCTGGCATATACAGAAGATATCTGGTGGAACCAGCGGCTATGTGGTGGCCGGCAAACTTGGTCCAAGTCTCTCtcttcag GGCACTGCACGAGAAAGACGAACGTGAGAAAGGCGGAGTGAGCCGCACTCAGTTCTTCGTGATCGCCTTCATCTGCAGCTTCGCCTACTACATTTTCCCCGGCTATCTCTTCCAAATGCTCACCTCCATCTCTTGGATCTGTTGGATCTTCCCCCACTCCGTCCTTGTTCAGCAGCTTGGCTCCGGCCTCCACGGCCTCGGCATCGCCGCCGTGGGCCTCGACTGGTCCAGCATCTCCTCCTACCTCGGCAGCCCCCTCGCCAGCCCCTGGTTCGCCACCGCCAACGTCGCCGCTGGCTTCTTCATCATCATGTATGTGGTGACACCGATCAGCTACTGGTGCAACATCTACGACGCCAAGGTGTTCCCCATCTTCTCCAATGACCTCTTCACCGACTCCGGCCATATCTACAACATCTCCTCCATCATCGACTCCAACTTCCACTTCGACAACGACGCCTACCAGCGCCAGGGCCACCTCCACCTCAGCACTTTCTTCGTCATGACTTACGGCGTTGGCTTCGCCGCTCTCAGTGCCACCATCGTCCACGTCATTCTCTTCCACGGAAG GGAAATATGGGAGCAGAGCAAATCGAGTTTCAATGAGAAGGAAAAGGACATACACACGAAGCTGATGAGCAAATACAGACAAGTACCAGAGTGGTGGTTTTGGTGCATTCTAGTAGGAAATGTAGCGCTTACTATCTTCGCCTGTGAGTACTACAACGAGCAGCTTCAGCTCCCATGGTGGGGCGTCATCCTCGCCTGCGTCATCGCCATCTTCTTCACTCTCCCCATCGGCATCATCACCGCCATTACTAACCAG ACACCAGGATTGAACATCATCACGGAGTACATAATCGGGTACATCTACCCGGGATATCCGGTGGCCAACATGTGCTTCAAGGTATACGGCTACATCAGCATGACGCAGGCCATCACCTTCCTCCAAGACTTCAAGCTGGGGCACTACATGAAGATCCCTCCCAGAACAATGTTCATGGCCCAGGTGGTGGGGACGCTCATCGCCGCCGTCGTCTACCTAACCACGGCGTGGTGGCTAATGGAGTCCATCCCAGGGATCTGCGACCAATCCGCGGACAGCGTGTGGACGTGCCCGGGCGACCACGTCTTCTACGACGCCTCCGTGGTGTGGGGCCTGATCGGGCCGAGGAAGATGTTCGGCGACCAAGGGCTGTACGGGGCGGTCAACTGGTTCTTCCTCGGcggagcagtagcgccggtgatGGTGTGGGCGGCGAGTAAGGCGTTCCCCGGGCAGGAGTGGATCAGGCTGGTGAACATGCCTATATTGATCGGGGCGTGCGGGCAGATGCCGCCGGCGACGGCTGTGAACTACACGTCGTGGATCATACTGGGGTTTTTGTCCGGGTTTGTGGTGTTCCGGTACAGGCCGGTGATGTGGCAGCGGTACAATTATGTGTTGTCGGGGGCGCTGGACGCGGGGCTGGCGTTCATGGGGGTGCTGTTGTATCTGTGTTTGGGGGTGGAGGATGTTGGGATAGAGTGGTGGGGGAATAACCTCGACGGCTGCCCCTACGCCTCCTGCCCTACGGCTCCAGGGGTTATGGTACAAGGTTGTCCTGTTGTGTCCTAG
- the LOC121767096 gene encoding oligopeptide transporter 7-like isoform X2, giving the protein MEADSSDDQITSPLLTQSDEVEAENSPIKQVALTVSTSDDPSLPVLTFRMWFLGTLSCVLLSFLNQFFWYRTEPLSITAISAQIAVVPLGQLMAAKITDRVFFKERRWEFTLNPGPFNVKEHVLITIFANSGAGTVYAIHIVTAVKVFYQKHISFSISLIVVITTQVLGFGWAGIYRRYLVEPAAMWWPANLVQVSLFRALHEKDEREKGGVSRTQFFVIAFICSFAYYIFPGYLFQMLTSISWICWIFPHSVLVQQLGSGLHGLGIAAVGLDWSSISSYLGSPLASPWFATANVAAGFFIIMYVVTPISYWCNIYDAKVFPIFSNDLFTDSGHIYNISSIIDSNFHFDNDAYQRQGHLHLSTFFVMTYGVGFAALSATIVHVILFHGREIWEQSKSSFNEKEKDIHTKLMSKYRQVPEWWFWCILVGNVALTIFACEYYNEQLQLPWWGVILACVIAIFFTLPIGIITAITNQTPGLNIITEYIIGYIYPGYPVANMCFKVYGYISMTQAITFLQDFKLGHYMKIPPRTMFMAQVVGTLIAAVVYLTTAWWLMESIPGICDQSADSVWTCPGDHVFYDASVVWGLIGPRKMFGDQGLYGAVNWFFLGGAVAPVMVWAASKAFPGQEWIRLVNMPILIGACGQMPPATAVNYTSWIILGFLSGFVVFRYRPVMWQRYNYVLSGALDAGLAFMGVLLYLCLGVEDVGIEWWGNNLDGCPYASCPTAPGVMVQGCPVVS; this is encoded by the exons ATGGAAGCAGATTCATCCGATGATCAAATCACATCCCCTCTTT TGACGCAGAGTGATGAAGTGGAGGCGGAGAACTCACCGATCAAGCAGGTGGCCCTGACGGTGTCGACCTCGGACGACCCGAGTCTCCCCGTGCTGACCTTCAGAATGTGGTTTCTGGGGACGCTGTCGTGTGTGCTCCTCTCCTTCCTAAACCAATTCTTCTGGTACCGGACGGAGCCCCTCTCGATCACCGCCATCTCCGCGCAGATCGCGGTGGTGCCGCTGGGGCAGCTGATGGCCGCCAAGATCACGGACCGCGTCTTCTTTAAGGAGAGGCGGTGGGAGTTCACGCTCAACCCGGGGCCCTTCAATGTCAAGGAGCATGTCCTCATCACCATCTTTGCCAACTCCGGAGCTGGAACGGTCTACGCCATCCATATTGTCACCGCAGTGAAGGTGTTCTACCAGAAGCACATCAGTTTCTCCATCTCGCTCATTGTTGTCATCACCACCCAG GTTTTGGGGTTTGGATGGGCTGGCATATACAGAAGATATCTGGTGGAACCAGCGGCTATGTGGTGGCCGGCAAACTTGGTCCAAGTCTCTCtcttcag GGCACTGCACGAGAAAGACGAACGTGAGAAAGGCGGAGTGAGCCGCACTCAGTTCTTCGTGATCGCCTTCATCTGCAGCTTCGCCTACTACATTTTCCCCGGCTATCTCTTCCAAATGCTCACCTCCATCTCTTGGATCTGTTGGATCTTCCCCCACTCCGTCCTTGTTCAGCAGCTTGGCTCCGGCCTCCACGGCCTCGGCATCGCCGCCGTGGGCCTCGACTGGTCCAGCATCTCCTCCTACCTCGGCAGCCCCCTCGCCAGCCCCTGGTTCGCCACCGCCAACGTCGCCGCTGGCTTCTTCATCATCATGTATGTGGTGACACCGATCAGCTACTGGTGCAACATCTACGACGCCAAGGTGTTCCCCATCTTCTCCAATGACCTCTTCACCGACTCCGGCCATATCTACAACATCTCCTCCATCATCGACTCCAACTTCCACTTCGACAACGACGCCTACCAGCGCCAGGGCCACCTCCACCTCAGCACTTTCTTCGTCATGACTTACGGCGTTGGCTTCGCCGCTCTCAGTGCCACCATCGTCCACGTCATTCTCTTCCACGGAAG GGAAATATGGGAGCAGAGCAAATCGAGTTTCAATGAGAAGGAAAAGGACATACACACGAAGCTGATGAGCAAATACAGACAAGTACCAGAGTGGTGGTTTTGGTGCATTCTAGTAGGAAATGTAGCGCTTACTATCTTCGCCTGTGAGTACTACAACGAGCAGCTTCAGCTCCCATGGTGGGGCGTCATCCTCGCCTGCGTCATCGCCATCTTCTTCACTCTCCCCATCGGCATCATCACCGCCATTACTAACCAG ACACCAGGATTGAACATCATCACGGAGTACATAATCGGGTACATCTACCCGGGATATCCGGTGGCCAACATGTGCTTCAAGGTATACGGCTACATCAGCATGACGCAGGCCATCACCTTCCTCCAAGACTTCAAGCTGGGGCACTACATGAAGATCCCTCCCAGAACAATGTTCATGGCCCAGGTGGTGGGGACGCTCATCGCCGCCGTCGTCTACCTAACCACGGCGTGGTGGCTAATGGAGTCCATCCCAGGGATCTGCGACCAATCCGCGGACAGCGTGTGGACGTGCCCGGGCGACCACGTCTTCTACGACGCCTCCGTGGTGTGGGGCCTGATCGGGCCGAGGAAGATGTTCGGCGACCAAGGGCTGTACGGGGCGGTCAACTGGTTCTTCCTCGGcggagcagtagcgccggtgatGGTGTGGGCGGCGAGTAAGGCGTTCCCCGGGCAGGAGTGGATCAGGCTGGTGAACATGCCTATATTGATCGGGGCGTGCGGGCAGATGCCGCCGGCGACGGCTGTGAACTACACGTCGTGGATCATACTGGGGTTTTTGTCCGGGTTTGTGGTGTTCCGGTACAGGCCGGTGATGTGGCAGCGGTACAATTATGTGTTGTCGGGGGCGCTGGACGCGGGGCTGGCGTTCATGGGGGTGCTGTTGTATCTGTGTTTGGGGGTGGAGGATGTTGGGATAGAGTGGTGGGGGAATAACCTCGACGGCTGCCCCTACGCCTCCTGCCCTACGGCTCCAGGGGTTATGGTACAAGGTTGTCCTGTTGTGTCCTAG